From Flavobacteriales bacterium:
CTTTGAAATTGGAGAAGAAGTATCTGAACAAGTTTTCTTAAAGGATTTTGGAAGAAGACAAGTTCTGTCATTAAGACAAACTCTAACCTCTAGAATATTAGATTTAGAGAAAAAAGAAATATTTGATAGATACGAAGATAGAATAGGCGAAATAATAAATGGCGAAGTATATCAAGTTTGGCGAAATGAAGTGCTTATTCTTGATGGTGAGGAAAACGAATTGATTTTGCCAAAATCAGAAGCTATTCCAAGTGATTATTTCAAGAAGGGTGATACCATTCGAGCTGTTGTTAAAAGCGTGGAAATGAGAAATCACAATCCATTAATTATACTTTCTAGGACAGCACCTGAATTTTTAGCTCGTTTATTTGAGCAAGAAGTGCCAGAAGTATTTGACGGTTTGATTACCATCAAGAAGATTGTTCGTGTGCCTGGAGAAAGAGCTAAGGTAGCCGTAGAATCTTATGATGAAAGAATTGATCCAGTAGGTGCTTGTGTTGGTATGAAAGGTGCAAGGATTCATGGAATCGTTAGAGAGTTGAGAAATGAAAATATTGATGTAATAAATTATACGGATAATATTCAGCTTTTTATTACTAGATCATTAAATCCAGCTAAAGTTTCTTCTATTCAATTAGATGAAGAGACTATCAAAGCCGATGTATATCTTCATCCTGACCAAGTGTCATTAGCTATTGGTAGAGGAGGTTTTAACATTCGATTAGCTAGCATGCTAACAGGATATGAGATTGATGTATACAGGAATATTGATGAATCTGACGACGATGTTGAATTAACTGAATTTGTTGATGAAATTGAAGGTTGGATTATTGATGAATTAAAATCAATTGGTTGCGATACTGCAAGAGACGTTATGAAATTAGAAGTTGCTGATCTTGTTAAGCGAACCGATTTAGAAGAAGAGTCTGTTAATGAAGTGTTAAACATACTCAAAGCAGAGCTTGAATAAATTTGATTTGAAACAAAATTATGGCAGAACAGTCACAGAGATTATCAAAGGTTGCTAAAGAATTCAATGTCGGTGTTGACACCATTTTAGAATTTTTAGCTAGCAAGGGGGTAGATGATTTGAATAGAAATTCAAAGATTTCTCCTGATACCTATGAAGTATTGGTAGATGAATATCAACCTGATAAAAAGGTGAAAGCTGAGGCCAAAGAGTTAAAAAAAGCTGAAGTAGAGCAAAAAACTCATGAAAAAGAAGAGGTTGAAACACTGCGTGTTTCTATTCCTAAAATGGAAGGCCTAAAGATAGTTTCAAAAGTGGATATCCATGAGAAAAAGACTACTTCAAAGGAAGAAATAAAAAAGGAAGAGGAAGTTGTAGAAGCTCCAGTTCTAACTCCAGAGGACCCAATAGATGAAAAGCCAGTGGTTTCTGAAGATCTGGAAAAAAAGCCAGAGGAAGAAGTTAAAGAGCCCAAAGAGCCAGTTACTACATCAGAGGATGATCAAGCAACTAATAATGTTGAAAAAAACGCTGATGAGTCTTCAGTTATTCGTGCTAAAGCTAAAAAGCTAGACGGCCCCGTTATTGTATCTTCTCAAAAAATAGATTTAACTCAATTTAAAAAGCCCAAGAAAAAGCCTGTTGCTTCTTCTTCAGCTAAAATTGAAGGTAAAAAGAAAAGAAAAAGAGTTTCCACCAAGCCCAATACAGCAAGACCTAAGGGTAGAAGAAATACGACAGCTCCGAAAGTTGAGCTTACTCCTGAACAAATACAAAAACAGGTAAGAGAGAATTTGGCTAAACTGCAAAGTGGAGGTAAAAATAAAGGAGCTAAATTAAGAAGAGAAAAAAGACAAGCCAGAAAAGAAAAAGAGGAAATAGATTTAATAAA
This genomic window contains:
- the nusA gene encoding transcription termination factor NusA, translated to MNATNLIESFSEFKEFKNIDRETMMNVLEDVFRSVMLKQYGTDENVDVIINIDKGDLEIWRNREIVADNDIEDNNLQISYSDAIKIEPDFEIGEEVSEQVFLKDFGRRQVLSLRQTLTSRILDLEKKEIFDRYEDRIGEIINGEVYQVWRNEVLILDGEENELILPKSEAIPSDYFKKGDTIRAVVKSVEMRNHNPLIILSRTAPEFLARLFEQEVPEVFDGLITIKKIVRVPGERAKVAVESYDERIDPVGACVGMKGARIHGIVRELRNENIDVINYTDNIQLFITRSLNPAKVSSIQLDEETIKADVYLHPDQVSLAIGRGGFNIRLASMLTGYEIDVYRNIDESDDDVELTEFVDEIEGWIIDELKSIGCDTARDVMKLEVADLVKRTDLEEESVNEVLNILKAELE